In Acidaminococcales bacterium, a genomic segment contains:
- a CDS encoding multidrug efflux RND transporter permease subunit gives MAKFFIDRPIFAIVISVLIVISGSIAGLNLPIAQYPQIQPPTVSVETTYIGANAGAVNQSVAQVIEEQVNGVQGMDYMSSMSDDAGRYSLSVVFELGMDGDIASVKVQNNVSQANASLPAEVREYGIVTKKAAADMSLIVTFYSPQGTHDSTFLYNYVKIYVLDAIKRVNGVGDVMVFGSDLARRIWINPDRLAELNLTVNDVIAAVQDQNMQAAAGTIGGMPVDSKQEVQYTGRARGRLESIEEFGDIIVRANPNGSFIFLKDLAHIENAGRVLTFDSKLNGKNALGLAVQLTSDANALKTIGEVKETLARAAADLPPDAEYAVVVDNTEYISSSLEEVAMTFFEALFLVIVIVFVFLQSWRATLIPILAVPVSLIGTFASFVALGFTINTLTLFAMVLAIGLVVDDAIVVIEAVEHHMRANNLSPREATRRAMAEVSGPVVAIAFVLSSVFIPVAFLGGMLGVLYRQFALTIAISVGLSAFIALSLTPALCASLLKPHKEQAGGFLGGFFTKFNAWFERMTESYGQTVQKLIGCAKYVVIFLLIVFAFTGVLVKTVRSTFIPEEDQAFVIASASLPDGASMNRTIDFMDRFGKDVQTIPGVKQVMAISGFDVLSDGAKTSAGTMFISLTDWSERKSAAMRINAIIARVMEKAHNYPEASVIAMNPPSLPGLGMVGGFTMVLQDIVGHGDEETAAALDKLLLAANTRTAGVTGVYTTYSAKAPAIEFEVDREKAKALGVPLKDIFDAMQVNFGGAEINDFNLFGRAYRVSIQAASPYRGETEALRFIYVRSANGAMIPLNTLVTPKITTAPSNISRFNAARSLPVNGSVAPGYSSGQAIAAMESLAAAELPPGFAVEWSGQSREEKKAGAAAEQIMALALVFVFLCLAALYESWSVPYAVLLSVPTAIFGAFLSQYAAGLENSVYMQIGVIALIGLAAKNAILIVEFAKVRVDNGMPPLIAAIEASKLRLRPILMTSLAFIIGCIPLIAASGAGAGARNAMGTAVVGGMTIATSLGIFIIPVLFVIVEWITERLGLRNKTGGAPEHNPPPRAD, from the coding sequence GTGGCAAAATTTTTCATTGACCGCCCGATTTTCGCGATAGTCATTTCTGTCCTCATCGTGATCAGCGGCTCTATCGCCGGGTTGAACCTGCCGATTGCCCAGTATCCGCAAATCCAGCCGCCAACGGTTTCTGTAGAGACGACTTACATAGGCGCCAATGCCGGCGCGGTAAACCAGTCGGTCGCCCAGGTCATAGAAGAGCAGGTAAACGGCGTGCAGGGCATGGACTACATGTCGTCCATGTCAGACGATGCCGGCCGCTACAGCCTGTCGGTGGTGTTTGAACTCGGGATGGACGGCGACATAGCCTCCGTAAAAGTGCAAAACAATGTTTCCCAGGCTAACGCCAGCCTCCCTGCCGAAGTCCGGGAATACGGCATAGTAACCAAAAAAGCCGCCGCCGATATGTCGCTGATCGTTACTTTCTATTCCCCGCAGGGTACGCACGACAGTACCTTTTTGTACAATTATGTAAAAATATATGTGCTTGACGCGATAAAGCGGGTCAACGGCGTCGGCGACGTCATGGTCTTCGGTTCCGACCTGGCCAGGCGCATCTGGATTAACCCCGACCGGCTGGCGGAACTTAACCTTACGGTCAACGATGTAATCGCCGCCGTACAAGATCAAAACATGCAGGCGGCGGCCGGCACGATCGGCGGCATGCCCGTGGACAGCAAGCAGGAAGTGCAGTATACCGGGCGAGCGAGAGGGCGGCTGGAAAGCATCGAGGAATTTGGCGACATCATCGTCAGGGCCAATCCCAACGGTTCCTTCATATTTTTGAAAGACCTGGCCCATATCGAAAACGCCGGCCGGGTACTGACCTTCGATTCCAAACTCAACGGAAAGAACGCGCTTGGATTGGCCGTGCAGCTTACCAGCGACGCCAACGCCCTAAAGACCATCGGCGAAGTAAAAGAAACGCTGGCGCGCGCGGCCGCCGATTTGCCTCCCGATGCGGAATACGCCGTAGTAGTTGACAATACCGAATATATATCGTCATCTCTGGAAGAAGTCGCCATGACCTTTTTTGAAGCGCTTTTTCTGGTAATCGTCATAGTGTTCGTCTTCCTGCAAAGCTGGCGGGCAACGCTTATCCCCATACTGGCGGTGCCGGTTTCGCTCATCGGCACTTTTGCCTCTTTCGTGGCGCTGGGCTTTACCATAAACACTTTGACCCTTTTCGCCATGGTCTTGGCCATCGGCCTGGTAGTTGACGATGCGATCGTCGTGATTGAAGCGGTCGAGCATCACATGCGGGCAAACAACCTCAGCCCGCGCGAAGCCACCCGCCGCGCCATGGCCGAAGTTTCCGGGCCGGTTGTGGCCATCGCCTTTGTCCTTTCGTCGGTATTCATACCGGTAGCTTTTCTGGGCGGCATGCTGGGCGTTCTGTACCGCCAGTTCGCCCTGACCATCGCCATTTCCGTGGGGCTTTCGGCTTTCATCGCCCTTTCTCTGACCCCCGCCCTGTGCGCATCGCTTTTAAAGCCGCACAAGGAACAGGCGGGCGGATTTTTGGGCGGGTTTTTCACAAAGTTCAACGCCTGGTTTGAGCGCATGACCGAATCTTACGGTCAAACCGTGCAAAAACTCATCGGATGCGCCAAATATGTGGTCATATTCCTCCTGATCGTATTCGCCTTTACGGGCGTGCTCGTCAAAACCGTGCGCTCCACTTTCATTCCGGAAGAAGATCAGGCTTTCGTCATAGCGTCCGCCAGCCTGCCGGACGGAGCCAGCATGAACAGGACGATAGACTTTATGGACCGCTTCGGCAAGGACGTGCAAACCATCCCCGGCGTAAAGCAGGTAATGGCGATTTCCGGGTTTGACGTTTTATCCGATGGCGCCAAAACCAGCGCCGGCACCATGTTCATCAGCCTTACCGACTGGTCGGAGCGCAAAAGCGCCGCTATGCGGATAAACGCTATCATCGCCCGTGTAATGGAAAAAGCGCACAACTATCCCGAAGCGTCCGTAATCGCCATGAACCCGCCGTCCCTGCCCGGCCTTGGCATGGTCGGGGGCTTTACGATGGTGTTGCAGGACATCGTCGGCCACGGCGACGAAGAAACCGCCGCCGCGCTCGACAAGCTGCTTTTGGCCGCCAACACCCGCACCGCCGGCGTAACCGGCGTCTATACCACCTACAGCGCCAAAGCGCCGGCCATAGAGTTTGAAGTCGACCGCGAAAAAGCAAAGGCGCTGGGCGTGCCGCTAAAAGACATATTCGATGCCATGCAGGTCAATTTCGGCGGCGCGGAAATTAACGACTTCAATCTCTTCGGCCGCGCCTACAGGGTATCCATACAGGCCGCCTCCCCTTACCGCGGCGAAACGGAGGCTTTGCGCTTCATTTACGTCCGTTCGGCCAATGGCGCCATGATTCCGCTCAATACGCTCGTTACGCCAAAGATAACCACCGCGCCGTCCAACATCTCCCGTTTCAACGCCGCCCGCAGCCTGCCGGTAAACGGTTCGGTCGCGCCCGGCTACAGTTCCGGCCAGGCCATAGCGGCCATGGAGTCTTTAGCCGCGGCTGAACTGCCGCCCGGTTTTGCCGTGGAATGGTCCGGGCAAAGCCGCGAAGAGAAAAAAGCCGGCGCCGCCGCCGAACAAATAATGGCCCTGGCACTGGTCTTTGTGTTTCTGTGCCTGGCGGCGCTTTATGAAAGCTGGTCCGTCCCTTACGCCGTTCTTTTGTCCGTCCCCACCGCCATCTTCGGCGCGTTTTTGTCGCAATACGCCGCCGGCCTGGAAAACAGCGTTTATATGCAAATCGGCGTCATCGCCCTGATCGGCCTGGCCGCAAAAAACGCCATACTCATCGTCGAGTTCGCGAAGGTAAGAGTAGATAACGGCATGCCGCCGCTCATAGCCGCCATTGAGGCTTCAAAGCTCAGGCTGCGCCCCATTCTTATGACTTCGCTCGCCTTTATCATCGGCTGTATACCGCTGATAGCCGCCAGCGGCGCCGGGGCGGGGGCGAGAAACGCCATGGGCACGGCGGTCGTGGGCGGCATGACGATCGCCACCTCTTTGGGCATTTTCATCATACCAGTGCTTTTTGTCATCGTGGAATGGATCACGGAAAGGCTCGGGCTGCGCAATAAAACAGGCGGCGCCCCCGAGCATAATCCGCCGCCCCGGGCGGACTAA
- a CDS encoding efflux RND transporter periplasmic adaptor subunit: MSSTMKKFRRVPAIAAALFVLAGCGRSAPPAPPPVPVKTMAAVKKDVSIVNEYAGQIQGKNEVRVQSRVSGHVTEKLIAGGQSVKKGQPLFKIDSRPYVSALLSAQAQLAQAQAVLNNTKIDTQRYRELYNASAIAEQALTAQEANERQQQAIVDAQAAILQKARDDLSDTLIASPIDGRLRVDDVSVGTYVQPGGAPLVTVDVIDPVFAVFNMSETEYLGLSRAYGGDLSEGWGGRVDITLSNGETYPLPGQVAQIDRALDNNSGTIIIKASFANPGGTLVPGMFVRARIAGAPAKAAVLAPQRAVQQVLDKSYVMTLTAENKVAARQITLGRKTGSFQIVETGLSAGEAVIVEGLAKVRDGQVVTPSLVRPEDLNLVFE; the protein is encoded by the coding sequence ATGAGTTCTACTATGAAAAAATTTCGGCGCGTACCGGCGATCGCAGCCGCGCTGTTTGTTTTGGCCGGCTGCGGCAGAAGCGCGCCGCCCGCGCCGCCGCCCGTCCCGGTAAAAACAATGGCGGCCGTCAAAAAAGACGTCAGCATCGTCAACGAATATGCCGGGCAAATACAGGGGAAAAACGAAGTGCGCGTTCAGTCCAGGGTATCCGGCCATGTAACGGAAAAGCTGATCGCCGGCGGGCAGTCGGTCAAAAAAGGCCAGCCGCTTTTTAAAATCGACAGCCGCCCGTATGTCAGCGCCCTTTTGTCGGCCCAAGCCCAGCTTGCCCAGGCGCAGGCGGTTTTAAACAACACAAAAATCGACACGCAAAGATACCGCGAGCTTTACAATGCGTCCGCCATCGCCGAACAGGCTCTGACGGCGCAGGAGGCGAACGAACGCCAACAACAGGCGATAGTGGACGCGCAGGCGGCCATTTTGCAGAAGGCGCGCGACGACTTGAGCGACACGCTCATCGCCTCGCCCATTGACGGGCGGCTGCGCGTAGACGATGTCAGCGTCGGCACTTATGTACAGCCGGGCGGCGCGCCGCTGGTAACGGTTGACGTCATAGACCCGGTATTTGCCGTGTTCAATATGAGCGAAACAGAATATCTCGGCCTAAGCCGCGCCTACGGCGGCGACCTGTCCGAGGGCTGGGGGGGGCGCGTCGACATAACCTTGTCAAACGGCGAAACTTACCCGCTGCCCGGGCAAGTCGCGCAGATAGACCGCGCGCTCGACAACAACAGCGGCACTATTATAATAAAAGCTTCTTTCGCCAATCCCGGCGGAACCCTTGTCCCCGGCATGTTCGTCCGCGCGCGGATAGCGGGCGCGCCCGCCAAAGCCGCCGTCCTGGCCCCGCAGCGCGCGGTGCAGCAAGTGCTTGACAAGTCCTATGTTATGACCTTGACCGCCGAAAACAAAGTGGCGGCAAGGCAAATAACCTTGGGCAGAAAAACCGGCAGTTTCCAGATAGTGGAAACCGGCCTGTCCGCCGGCGAGGCCGTCATCGTGGAAGGGCTGGCCAAAGTCAGGGACGGCCAGGTCGTAACGCCGTCCCTTGTGCGGCCGGAAGATTTAAACCTTGTTTTTGAGTAA
- a CDS encoding leucyl aminopeptidase, whose protein sequence is MNIQVQVLGALPDGQRELAVLAGKVGKKAAVSSLLPGALKAKVLSILKEEPELTEFGRECFFYVDGRPAIKLLLAGAGAIEEFTQEKSRTLGGNIARACAAGKQRSPAVCFPDALAGDGGRIGAFAEGAILGGYVFDRYKTEKNSETLNKVLLAVSGAAGIETAVKEAECIGASVNLARDLINSPANVIYPESLAREAEKMAAEAGVALKILEEQDMEKLGMGALLSVSKGSAQPPKLLVLEYVGKGKGGEKIAFVGKGVTFDSGGISIKPAAGMGDMKNDMGGAAVVLAAVCAIARLKLPINIVGVIPCVENMPSGTASRPGDIVTSASGKTIEIISTDCEGRMILADAVWYAGAKLSAAKIIDIATLTGAASIALGDFVAGVVASNQELCDRVVAAGRISGERCWQMPSFDEFKEYNKSDVADIKNSGGRNGGMITGGMFIGEFTDKPWVHIDIGNTDMAKKTVGYAVKGASGFGVRLLIQTARQVLAC, encoded by the coding sequence ATGAATATTCAGGTACAGGTATTGGGCGCTTTGCCGGACGGGCAGCGGGAATTGGCCGTGCTGGCGGGAAAAGTCGGAAAAAAGGCGGCGGTTTCTTCCCTTTTGCCCGGGGCTTTGAAGGCAAAAGTTCTGTCAATTTTAAAAGAAGAGCCGGAATTGACGGAATTTGGCCGGGAATGTTTTTTCTACGTGGACGGCCGGCCGGCAATCAAATTGCTGCTGGCCGGGGCCGGCGCCATAGAAGAATTTACTCAGGAGAAGTCGCGTACGCTGGGCGGCAATATAGCCCGTGCCTGCGCCGCCGGCAAACAGCGCTCGCCGGCCGTTTGTTTCCCGGACGCCCTGGCCGGCGATGGCGGCAGGATAGGCGCCTTTGCGGAAGGAGCCATTTTGGGCGGCTATGTATTCGATCGGTATAAAACCGAAAAAAATTCGGAAACGCTGAACAAAGTCCTCTTGGCGGTTTCCGGCGCGGCGGGCATCGAAACGGCGGTTAAAGAAGCCGAATGTATCGGCGCGAGCGTCAACCTGGCCCGCGATTTGATCAACAGCCCGGCCAACGTGATCTACCCGGAAAGCTTGGCGCGGGAAGCGGAAAAAATGGCCGCCGAGGCGGGAGTGGCCTTAAAAATACTCGAAGAACAGGATATGGAAAAGTTAGGGATGGGAGCTTTGCTCAGCGTGTCCAAAGGTTCCGCGCAGCCACCCAAACTTTTGGTGCTCGAATACGTGGGCAAGGGCAAAGGCGGAGAAAAAATCGCCTTTGTGGGCAAGGGCGTTACTTTTGATTCCGGCGGCATTTCCATCAAACCGGCGGCGGGCATGGGCGACATGAAGAACGACATGGGCGGCGCGGCCGTTGTCTTGGCTGCGGTTTGCGCGATCGCCCGGCTGAAATTGCCGATAAACATCGTCGGCGTCATTCCCTGCGTAGAGAATATGCCGTCAGGGACTGCTTCGCGGCCCGGCGATATAGTAACGTCCGCCTCCGGCAAGACGATTGAAATAATATCGACCGACTGCGAAGGGCGAATGATTTTGGCGGACGCGGTCTGGTACGCGGGGGCGAAACTGTCCGCAGCGAAGATAATCGACATAGCCACTTTGACCGGCGCGGCATCCATCGCGCTCGGCGATTTCGTCGCCGGCGTGGTGGCCAGCAACCAGGAATTGTGCGACAGGGTAGTTGCCGCCGGCAGGATAAGCGGGGAAAGATGTTGGCAGATGCCGAGCTTTGATGAATTTAAAGAATACAATAAAAGCGACGTCGCCGACATCAAAAACAGCGGCGGCCGCAATGGCGGGATGATTACGGGCGGCATGTTTATCGGTGAATTTACCGATAAGCCTTGGGTACATATTGACATAGGCAATACCGACATGGCGAAAAAAACTGTCGGCTACGCCGTAAAAGGCGCCAGCGGTTTCGGCGTCAGGCTGCTTATCCAAACGGCCAGGCAGGTGCTGGCGTGTTAG
- a CDS encoding PHP domain-containing protein, whose translation MLVDFHCHTTISDGVYSPSEIVRMAGAAKIAALAITDHDAVSGCREAADTIKREKIPLSLVNGVEFSIEAGADEVHMLALAIDDQEPRLLERLRAFDADRESRVHKILAKLEKLGYNLTPKEVFAAAGDGAKALGRPHVAAALVQRGYFRYVHEAFDKLLYNNGPAYVAHLKPSLEEAIALAHAAKGLAVMAHPYGIKDQGVLEEAARLGVDAIEAYYPQHTPEQVKHYKAFARLHGLKISGGSDFHGIKNKYPHKLGVYAISAELLNLW comes from the coding sequence GTGTTAGTCGATTTTCACTGCCATACGACAATTTCCGACGGCGTATATTCGCCGTCGGAAATTGTCCGTATGGCGGGCGCGGCCAAAATAGCCGCGCTGGCGATAACCGACCATGACGCCGTGAGCGGCTGCCGGGAAGCCGCAGATACAATAAAACGGGAAAAAATACCTTTGTCGCTGGTAAACGGAGTGGAGTTTTCCATTGAAGCCGGCGCAGACGAAGTGCATATGCTGGCCTTGGCCATAGATGATCAGGAGCCGCGGCTTTTGGAGCGGTTGCGCGCTTTCGACGCCGACCGCGAAAGCCGGGTGCATAAAATTTTGGCCAAACTGGAAAAGCTTGGCTACAACCTCACGCCAAAGGAGGTTTTCGCGGCGGCGGGCGATGGCGCAAAAGCTCTCGGGCGGCCGCATGTCGCCGCCGCGCTGGTACAAAGGGGCTATTTCCGTTACGTGCACGAAGCTTTCGACAAATTGCTTTATAATAACGGGCCGGCGTATGTTGCGCATTTAAAGCCGTCGCTTGAGGAAGCGATTGCGCTGGCGCATGCCGCCAAAGGCCTGGCGGTTATGGCGCATCCTTACGGGATAAAAGATCAGGGCGTGCTGGAGGAAGCCGCGCGGCTCGGCGTAGACGCGATAGAGGCTTATTATCCGCAGCATACGCCGGAACAGGTAAAGCATTACAAAGCGTTCGCGCGGCTTCATGGGTTAAAAATAAGCGGCGGCTCGGATTTTCATGGCATAAAAAACAAATATCCCCATAAACTTGGCGTTTACGCAATATCCGCAGAATTATTGAATTTGTGGTGA
- a CDS encoding Asp23/Gls24 family envelope stress response protein has protein sequence MEVVAFVGPAGTGKSYKAQKIARDEGADAIIDDGLLIREGKIWAGISAKNEQNRIMAVKRAIFNDDAHVKAVREAVMRAKPEKILILGTSEAMVRRIAGKLGMPEPNKFIDIEDVSTKREIARAKDSRYKEGKHVVPVPAVELKPHYSGYFIDPFRGFFSQSRHTHDYAAKSIVRPTFSMYGKMLIADSAIEDIVKLSAAEIKEIKGVLSVNIRKSEKENNGGIFINVETVLLYGTVINEVAAVARRLIKQQVELMTLIDVIAVNVFVRRLAVR, from the coding sequence GTGGAAGTAGTGGCGTTTGTCGGCCCGGCCGGAACAGGCAAAAGTTATAAAGCGCAAAAGATCGCCCGCGATGAAGGCGCCGATGCGATTATTGACGATGGGCTGCTTATCCGTGAAGGGAAAATATGGGCGGGGATTTCCGCCAAAAACGAGCAAAATCGTATAATGGCCGTGAAAAGGGCTATTTTTAATGATGACGCTCACGTTAAAGCCGTGCGCGAAGCCGTAATGCGGGCAAAGCCGGAAAAAATACTGATCCTTGGGACATCCGAGGCCATGGTTAGGCGCATTGCCGGAAAGCTTGGCATGCCGGAGCCGAATAAATTCATCGACATAGAGGACGTATCGACCAAACGCGAAATTGCCCGCGCCAAAGACAGCCGTTACAAAGAAGGCAAACATGTCGTGCCCGTCCCGGCGGTGGAATTAAAGCCGCATTACTCGGGCTACTTTATAGATCCTTTTCGCGGCTTTTTTTCCCAAAGCCGCCATACGCACGACTATGCCGCAAAGTCAATAGTCCGGCCGACTTTCAGCATGTACGGGAAAATGCTGATAGCCGATTCGGCGATTGAGGACATAGTCAAGTTGTCGGCGGCTGAGATAAAGGAAATTAAAGGCGTGCTCAGCGTAAACATAAGAAAATCGGAAAAGGAAAACAACGGCGGCATTTTCATTAACGTGGAGACCGTTTTGCTCTACGGGACGGTTATCAACGAAGTGGCCGCCGTGGCGCGGCGCTTAATCAAGCAGCAGGTGGAATTGATGACCTTGATTGACGTGATTGCCGTAAACGTGTTCGTCCGCCGTCTGGCAGTCAGGTGA
- a CDS encoding DUF3870 domain-containing protein has translation MYNPRDNLVLFSGYAKLPTGITASEMYKLIGIVVLVDISTGVVVEADCTLATELARRHVSKSIAGYDLNRGNEPLQQMLDKVYQGSAKKAVTTVIRIIYDKYRSYKQEMAQDAKDET, from the coding sequence ATGTACAATCCGCGCGACAATTTGGTGCTGTTTTCCGGCTATGCCAAACTTCCCACAGGCATTACCGCCAGCGAAATGTATAAGCTTATCGGCATTGTCGTCTTGGTGGACATCAGTACCGGCGTGGTAGTGGAGGCCGATTGCACGCTGGCTACGGAACTGGCCAGGCGGCATGTTTCAAAATCCATCGCGGGTTATGATTTGAACCGAGGCAACGAGCCTTTGCAGCAGATGCTCGACAAAGTATATCAAGGCAGCGCGAAAAAAGCGGTAACGACTGTTATCAGAATCATTTATGACAAGTACCGCAGTTACAAACAGGAAATGGCGCAAGACGCCAAAGACGAGACTTGA
- a CDS encoding M42 family metallopeptidase — protein MPVQGDKSLEWLKRFSEAKGVTGFEKRIKALLTERVQGLGDISSDGLGSVAITHKGAGGDGPRVMIAAHMDEVGFMVKHITKEGFLKFVPLGGWWEQVMLGQRVTVHAEKGDIVGIIGSKPPHILTAEERKKIVDKKDMFIDVGADDGQEVTEILGVRPGDFVTPECSFAVMGNKNYLLGKAWDNRAGCAIMAEALERLVGEGHPNTICAVGTVQEEVGLRGAITSANMLRPDVALVVDTAIAGGTPGISDDIASAKLGGGIAVTIYDASLVPNTALRDLTIETAQKEKIKYQFAFSEGGGTDGGKIHLQGSGVPTLTLSLPTRYIHSHQSIIHYQDYQAAVRLLTALVKRLDKKLCEALRS, from the coding sequence ATGCCGGTACAAGGCGATAAATCACTGGAATGGCTGAAGCGCTTTTCGGAAGCCAAAGGGGTAACAGGGTTTGAAAAAAGAATAAAAGCATTGCTGACAGAGCGCGTACAAGGCCTGGGGGATATTTCTTCCGACGGCCTCGGCAGCGTTGCCATAACGCACAAAGGCGCGGGCGGCGACGGGCCGCGGGTGATGATTGCGGCGCACATGGACGAAGTTGGGTTCATGGTAAAACATATAACCAAAGAAGGGTTTTTGAAATTCGTCCCTTTAGGCGGCTGGTGGGAGCAGGTGATGCTTGGGCAGAGGGTTACGGTTCACGCGGAAAAAGGCGACATCGTCGGTATCATCGGCAGCAAGCCGCCGCACATACTGACGGCGGAGGAACGCAAAAAAATAGTCGATAAAAAAGATATGTTCATAGACGTCGGGGCGGACGACGGCCAGGAAGTTACCGAAATCCTGGGCGTCAGGCCGGGCGATTTTGTTACGCCGGAATGTAGTTTTGCCGTTATGGGCAATAAAAACTACCTTTTGGGCAAGGCTTGGGACAACCGCGCCGGCTGCGCGATCATGGCGGAAGCGCTGGAGCGGCTTGTCGGCGAAGGCCATCCCAATACAATCTGCGCGGTGGGGACGGTTCAGGAAGAAGTCGGCTTGCGGGGCGCCATAACCTCCGCCAATATGTTGCGGCCAGATGTGGCCCTGGTGGTAGATACAGCCATCGCCGGCGGCACGCCGGGGATAAGCGACGATATAGCGTCGGCAAAACTGGGCGGCGGCATCGCCGTTACTATTTATGACGCTTCACTTGTCCCTAACACCGCTTTGCGCGATTTGACCATAGAAACGGCGCAAAAAGAAAAAATAAAATATCAGTTCGCTTTTTCCGAGGGCGGCGGAACCGACGGCGGCAAAATTCACCTTCAGGGGTCGGGCGTGCCGACTTTGACGTTAAGTCTGCCCACCCGTTATATCCACAGCCATCAAAGCATTATTCACTACCAGGATTACCAGGCGGCGGTCAGGCTTTTGACGGCGCTGGTCAAACGTTTGGACAAAAAGCTCTGCGAAGCTCTGCGCAGTTGA
- the ndk gene encoding nucleoside-diphosphate kinase, with protein sequence MQRTYVMVKPDGVRKNLIGEVIARFERRSLKIIGLKMIKMSEAQAKRHYGEHAGKPFFDELVEFITSGPVAAMVVEGENAIKAVRSMMGATNPLDAVPGSIRGDFALTVSQNIVHGSDGEESAAREIANFFAIGEIY encoded by the coding sequence GTGCAACGAACTTATGTAATGGTGAAACCCGACGGGGTACGGAAAAATCTTATTGGCGAAGTGATCGCGCGTTTTGAGCGCCGCAGTTTAAAAATAATCGGGCTGAAAATGATCAAGATGAGCGAGGCGCAAGCGAAAAGACACTACGGCGAACACGCCGGCAAGCCCTTTTTCGATGAATTGGTGGAATTTATCACGTCAGGGCCGGTCGCGGCAATGGTGGTGGAGGGGGAAAACGCCATAAAAGCCGTGCGTTCCATGATGGGCGCCACCAATCCGCTTGACGCCGTCCCGGGCTCTATCCGCGGCGATTTTGCCCTGACCGTGTCCCAGAACATAGTGCACGGCTCGGACGGCGAAGAGAGCGCCGCAAGGGAAATAGCCAACTTCTTTGCCATAGGCGAAATATATTGA